One region of Gossypium raimondii isolate GPD5lz chromosome 6, ASM2569854v1, whole genome shotgun sequence genomic DNA includes:
- the LOC105773098 gene encoding pre-mRNA-splicing factor cwc-21, producing MYNGIGLTTPRGSGTNGYIQSNKFFVKAKTNWVTHSTKPFEADQGTAGLTTRKPDKEILEHDRKRQIELKLLILEDKLAEQGYTESEIADKLVEAREALEDAQQEKDEEEGEVIPIPTRQQKVLDTQTHQIAARKEEQMETFRAALRIGASESGLPPLPNPRKNIDFDQCRQET from the exons ATGTACAACGGAATCGGACTGACCACCCCTAGGGGGTCAGGCACCAATGGTTACATTCAGAGCAACAAATTCTTTGTAAAGGCGAAGACGAATTGGGTAACCCATTCCACCAAGCCTTTCGAGGCAGATCAAGGCACCGCAGGTCTCACCACCAGGAAACCTGACAAGGAAATCCTCGAGCATGATCGCAAGCGTCAGATTGAGCTCAAGCTCCTGATTTTGGAGGATAAACTCGCCGAACAAGGTTACACTGAATCTGAGATCGCTGATAAGCTTGTCGAAGCTAGGGAGGCTCTCGAAGATGCTCAACAAGAGAAAGacgaagaagaaggagaagttATACCAATCCCTACTCGCCAGCAAAA GGTTTTGGATACACAGACCCACCAAATTGCTGCAAGGAAGGAGGAGCAGATGGAGACCTTTAGGGCTGCTCTTAGGATTGGAGCTTCTGAATCTGGGCTTCCTCCTCTGCCAAATCCTCGAAAGAACATCGATTTTGATCAATGCAGACAAGAAACATGA